In a single window of the Platichthys flesus chromosome 5, fPlaFle2.1, whole genome shotgun sequence genome:
- the map1lc3c gene encoding microtubule-associated proteins 1A/1B light chain 3C, with the protein MPPLEKPQLQNKPFKLRKSFATRRQEVAGIRAKFPNKIPVIIERFDREKFLPPLDKTKFLVPHELSMTQFITIIRNRMALLPTQAFYLLVNNSGLSSMSLTMAQVYKDHQDEDGFLYMTYASQEMFGR; encoded by the exons ATGCCTCCGTTAGAAAAGCCTCAGCTGCAGAACAAACCGTTCAAACTGCGGAAGAGTTTCG ccaccaggaggcaggaggtggcGGGAATCAGAGCCAAGTTCCCCAATAAGATCCCG GTCATCATCGAGCGGTTCGACAGAGAGaagtttcttcctcctctggatAAAACCAAGTTCCTGGTTCCTCACGAGCTCAGCATGACGCAgttcatcaccatcatcag GAACAGGATGGCTCTGCTGCCCACTCAGGCCTTCTACCTGCTGGTGAACAACAGCGGGCTGAGCAGCATGTCCCTCACCATGGCCCAGGTGTACAAGGACCACCAGGACGAGGACGGCTTCCTCTACATGACCTACGCCTCGCAGGAGATGTTCGGACGCTGA